One uncultured Fusobacterium sp. DNA window includes the following coding sequences:
- a CDS encoding Na/Pi cotransporter family protein, with amino-acid sequence MYLDVLFKVVGGLGLFLYGMENMSSGMQKIAGDKLKKILAALTTNRIMAILMGIFVTGLAQSSSVSTVMTIGFINASLLTLQQGLGVILGANIGTTITGWLLALNIGKYGLPIVGFAAIAFMFVKGEKSRTRALTVMGFGFIFLGLELMSKGLSPLRTLPEFINLFHSFKADSFFGVVKVAMVGALLTGVVQSSAATLGITITLATQGLIDYPTAVALVLGENVGTTVTALLASLGASSNAKRAAYAHTLINIVGVMWATITFRPYLSILAHFSDSTANMATAIATAHTMFNIINVILFIPFIGYLAKFLCTIVKDDDNGVIRVTKLSSLMVTLPNVVIDQTRTEVLTMAANIKEIFFKLEEVYYNPSKLEAYNEEIDAIEEKLDLYEKEVSDANFTILNKGLEASYVEETRGNLITCDEYETISDYLKRVSNSLMRLKKDDLELTQERKETLQKLNHMVFDFFDDINKAYKTKDRDLFMLSISKYTAIKNLYKEARHGHFDEEAKNDETIPAKLSTGYMDILNYYRRATDHVYNIIEHYAKI; translated from the coding sequence ATGTATTTAGACGTTTTGTTTAAAGTTGTAGGAGGACTAGGTTTATTCCTTTATGGAATGGAAAATATGTCTTCTGGAATGCAAAAAATAGCAGGGGATAAATTAAAAAAGATATTAGCAGCTTTAACTACTAATAGAATAATGGCTATTTTAATGGGAATTTTTGTAACTGGATTAGCTCAATCATCATCAGTAAGTACAGTTATGACAATTGGATTTATTAATGCTTCACTTTTAACACTACAACAAGGACTTGGAGTAATATTAGGAGCAAATATAGGGACAACAATTACAGGATGGTTATTAGCTCTTAATATTGGTAAATATGGGCTTCCTATTGTTGGATTTGCAGCAATAGCCTTTATGTTTGTAAAGGGAGAGAAGAGCAGAACAAGAGCCTTAACAGTAATGGGGTTTGGATTTATATTTTTAGGATTAGAGCTTATGAGTAAAGGGCTTAGTCCACTTAGAACACTACCAGAATTTATAAACTTATTCCACTCTTTTAAAGCAGATTCTTTCTTTGGAGTAGTAAAAGTAGCTATGGTAGGAGCTCTTTTAACAGGAGTTGTTCAATCTTCAGCAGCTACATTAGGGATTACAATAACACTTGCAACACAAGGACTTATTGACTATCCAACAGCAGTGGCTCTTGTATTAGGAGAAAATGTAGGAACAACTGTTACAGCTTTACTAGCTTCATTAGGTGCAAGTTCAAATGCTAAAAGAGCAGCTTATGCACATACTCTTATAAATATAGTAGGGGTAATGTGGGCAACTATTACATTTAGACCTTACCTTAGTATTCTAGCTCATTTTTCTGATTCAACAGCAAATATGGCTACTGCAATAGCAACAGCACATACTATGTTTAATATAATAAATGTAATTTTATTTATTCCATTTATAGGATATCTTGCTAAGTTCTTATGCACAATAGTTAAAGATGATGATAATGGAGTTATAAGAGTAACTAAACTTAGCTCATTGATGGTAACTCTTCCAAATGTTGTTATAGATCAAACAAGAACAGAAGTTTTAACAATGGCAGCAAATATAAAAGAGATATTCTTTAAACTAGAGGAAGTTTATTATAATCCTAGTAAATTAGAAGCTTATAATGAAGAGATAGATGCAATAGAAGAAAAGCTAGACTTATATGAAAAAGAGGTTTCAGATGCAAACTTTACAATTTTAAATAAGGGATTAGAAGCTTCTTATGTAGAGGAAACTCGTGGAAATTTAATAACTTGTGATGAGTATGAAACAATAAGTGACTATCTAAAGAGAGTTTCTAACAGCTTAATGAGATTGAAAAAAGATGATTTAGAATTAACACAAGAGAGAAAGGAAACTCTTCAAAAGTTAAATCATATGGTATTTGACTTCTTTGATGATATTAATAAAGCTTATAAAACAAAGGATAGAGATCTATTTATGCTTTCTATATCAAAATATACAGCTATAAAAAATCTTTATAAAGAAGCAAGACATGGACACTTTGATGAAGAAGCTAAAAATGATGAAACTATACCAGCAAAATTAAGTACTGGATATATGGATATTTTAAACTATTATAGAAGAGCAACAGATCACGTTTATAATATAATTGAACACTATGCAAAAATCTAA
- a CDS encoding ABC transporter ATP-binding protein has product MKKDIKIENINKSYDGVQVLKNINLTIQDGEFFSILGPSGCGKTTLLRMIAGFIEPDSGAIYLGDENLTSLPPNKRNVNTIFQKYALFPHLTVYENVAFPLRIRKVDEATIDTEVKKFVKMVGLSEHINKMPNQLSGGQQQRVSIARALINKPGVLLLDEPLSALDAKLRQNLLIELDNIHEEVGITFIFITHDQQEALSISDRIAIMNEGKVLQVGTPAEVYEAPADAFVADFIGENNFFEGEVIEVKDKEYAVLKNDKLGELIFETDKPVKVGDFVQVSIRPEKIKLSKTLPKKPHENYNVLKVYVDEVIYSGFQSKYFVWLNGDKNIPFKVFKQHAVYFDDNDEGAIWWDEDAYISWDADDSFVVEVKGIEKK; this is encoded by the coding sequence TTGAAAAAAGACATTAAAATTGAGAATATCAATAAAAGCTATGATGGAGTACAAGTTTTAAAAAATATCAATTTAACTATACAAGATGGAGAGTTTTTTTCTATCTTGGGACCCTCTGGATGTGGTAAAACTACTCTTTTGAGAATGATAGCTGGATTTATTGAACCGGATAGTGGAGCTATATATTTAGGAGATGAAAATCTTACTTCTCTTCCACCTAATAAGAGAAATGTAAATACTATATTTCAAAAATATGCACTATTCCCTCATTTAACTGTCTATGAGAATGTTGCTTTCCCATTGAGAATAAGAAAAGTAGATGAAGCAACAATAGATACAGAAGTTAAAAAATTTGTAAAGATGGTTGGACTAAGTGAACATATTAATAAGATGCCTAACCAACTTTCTGGAGGACAACAACAGAGAGTTTCAATTGCTAGAGCTTTAATAAATAAACCTGGTGTTCTTCTTCTAGATGAGCCACTATCTGCTCTAGATGCTAAACTTAGACAAAATCTTTTAATAGAATTAGATAATATACATGAAGAAGTAGGAATAACATTTATCTTTATTACACATGATCAACAAGAAGCTCTTTCTATTTCAGATAGAATAGCTATTATGAACGAAGGAAAAGTTCTACAAGTTGGTACTCCTGCTGAAGTTTATGAAGCCCCTGCTGATGCTTTTGTAGCTGATTTTATAGGAGAAAATAACTTCTTTGAAGGAGAGGTTATAGAGGTTAAAGATAAAGAGTATGCTGTTCTTAAAAATGATAAATTAGGAGAACTAATATTTGAAACTGACAAACCTGTAAAAGTTGGTGACTTTGTACAAGTTTCAATTAGACCTGAAAAAATAAAACTTTCTAAAACTTTACCTAAAAAACCTCATGAAAACTATAATGTTTTAAAAGTTTATGTAGATGAGGTTATCTATTCTGGATTCCAAAGTAAATACTTTGTTTGGTTAAATGGAGATAAAAATATTCCATTTAAAGTTTTTAAACAACATGCTGTTTACTTTGATGATAATGATGAAGGAGCTATTTGGTGGGATGAAGATGCTTATATATCTTGGGATGCTGACGATAGCTTTGTAGTAGAGGTGAAAGGAATTGAAAAAAAATAA
- a CDS encoding ABC transporter permease, with translation MKKNKLGRLYTLPITLWLLLFFLIPMLIVMGYAFLKKGTYGGVEMVFSLASFSVFTDKIFIAILMKTIYISVLVTIFTVFLSVPTAYYIARSKYKKELLFLVIVPFWTNFLIRIYAWIAVLGNNGFLNSILLRFGLIDEPLQFLYNTSAVVLISVYTSLPFAILPLYAVIEKFDFSLIEAARDLGATNGQAFFKVFIPNIKPGIITAVLFTFIPNLGSYAVPKLVGGTQATMLGNIIAQHLTVTRNWPLASTISGALILVTSIAIVIFMKISNRKIKITDEKGADDNE, from the coding sequence TTGAAAAAAAATAAGCTTGGAAGATTATACACATTGCCAATAACTCTTTGGCTATTACTATTTTTTCTTATTCCTATGTTAATTGTAATGGGATATGCTTTCCTTAAAAAAGGAACTTACGGTGGAGTAGAGATGGTATTTTCTTTAGCTAGTTTCTCTGTTTTCACTGATAAGATATTTATTGCTATTTTAATGAAAACAATCTATATATCTGTTCTAGTTACTATATTTACTGTATTTTTATCTGTACCTACAGCATATTATATAGCTAGATCAAAATATAAAAAGGAGCTTTTATTTCTTGTAATAGTTCCATTTTGGACAAACTTCTTAATTAGAATATATGCTTGGATAGCAGTTTTAGGAAACAACGGATTCTTAAACTCTATTCTTTTAAGATTTGGTTTAATTGATGAACCTTTACAATTTTTATATAATACAAGTGCCGTAGTACTTATTTCAGTATATACAAGCTTACCATTTGCTATTTTACCTCTATATGCAGTTATTGAGAAGTTTGATTTCTCTCTTATTGAAGCTGCTAGAGATTTAGGAGCTACAAATGGACAAGCATTCTTCAAAGTTTTTATTCCAAATATTAAACCTGGAATAATAACTGCTGTACTATTTACTTTTATCCCTAACTTAGGTTCATATGCTGTACCTAAATTAGTTGGTGGAACTCAAGCAACAATGCTTGGAAATATTATTGCTCAACATCTAACTGTAACTAGAAACTGGCCATTAGCCTCAACTATTTCAGGAGCTCTAATACTTGTCACTTCTATTGCTATTGTTATCTTTATGAAGATTAGCAATAGAAAAATAAAAATTACTGATGAAAAGGGAGCTGATGACAATGAATAA
- a CDS encoding ABC transporter permease, translated as MKRELMTMNKRRTSLFFFLLSMLFFYIPLVILIVYSFNDGKSMVWKEFSFRWYKDLFMYSDNIWKAFRFSILIAILSGIISTLIGTLGAIGLQWYDFKGKKALQILTYVPLVIPEIILGVSLLILFATIKFELGLTTIFIAHTTFNIPFVLFIILSRLEEFDYSIVEAAYDLGATEMQTLLKVVIPAILPGIISGFLIAVTLSFDDFVTTFFVAGPGSSTLPLRIYSMIRLGVSPVVNALSVLLIGISIILTLSTKSLQKYLIK; from the coding sequence ATGAAAAGGGAGCTGATGACAATGAATAAAAGAAGAACTTCATTATTTTTCTTTTTACTTTCTATGCTGTTTTTCTATATTCCTTTAGTTATATTGATTGTTTACTCATTTAATGATGGTAAATCTATGGTGTGGAAAGAATTTTCATTTAGATGGTATAAAGATCTATTTATGTATTCAGATAATATTTGGAAAGCATTTAGATTTAGTATTCTAATAGCTATTTTATCTGGTATTATCTCAACTTTAATAGGTACATTGGGAGCTATTGGACTTCAATGGTATGATTTTAAAGGTAAGAAAGCTTTACAAATCCTTACTTATGTTCCTTTAGTTATACCTGAAATTATTTTAGGGGTTTCTTTACTTATACTTTTTGCAACTATTAAATTTGAGCTTGGACTTACAACAATATTTATTGCTCATACAACTTTCAATATTCCTTTTGTGTTGTTTATTATTCTTTCAAGACTTGAGGAATTTGATTACTCAATTGTTGAAGCTGCCTATGACTTAGGAGCAACAGAGATGCAAACTCTTTTAAAAGTTGTAATACCTGCTATTTTACCAGGAATTATATCAGGATTTTTAATAGCTGTTACTCTATCATTTGATGATTTTGTTACAACATTCTTTGTAGCTGGACCAGGATCTTCTACTCTTCCACTACGTATTTATTCTATGATTAGACTAGGTGTTTCTCCTGTAGTTAACGCTTTATCTGTACTACTTATTGGAATATCAATTATTTTAACTCTTTCAACTAAGAGTTTACAGAAATATCTAATCAAATAA
- a CDS encoding peptidylprolyl isomerase, with product MKKLIKLLLVVAILITTVSCSSLKKMIGAQNVAKYNDIRATFVTTQGEINFYLYPEAAPVTVANFINLAQRGYYDNTKIHRAVENFVVQGGDPTGTGTGGPGYFVPDEITNWLDFFQQGMLAMANAGPGTNGSQFFMTLYPAEFLNGQYTIFGEYISDSDFEKIRKMEIGDVIKEIKFSGDIDLILSLNKDQVDQWNAILDREYPNLKKYPVKDISEYGDAILKYREELTNIYTRKNQEAEEEKEYFMPRFIRATERKIKELRAED from the coding sequence ATGAAAAAACTGATAAAACTTTTATTGGTAGTAGCTATTCTTATTACTACTGTTTCATGTTCTAGTTTAAAGAAGATGATAGGAGCTCAAAATGTTGCAAAATACAATGATATTAGAGCTACCTTTGTAACAACACAAGGAGAAATCAACTTTTATCTATATCCAGAGGCTGCTCCTGTAACAGTTGCTAACTTTATCAACTTAGCTCAAAGAGGATATTATGACAATACAAAAATACATCGTGCTGTAGAAAACTTTGTTGTTCAAGGAGGAGATCCTACAGGTACTGGTACTGGAGGACCTGGTTACTTTGTTCCTGATGAGATTACTAACTGGTTAGATTTCTTCCAACAAGGAATGCTTGCAATGGCTAATGCTGGACCTGGAACAAATGGTTCACAATTCTTTATGACTTTATACCCAGCTGAGTTCTTAAATGGACAATATACAATTTTTGGTGAATATATAAGTGATTCTGATTTTGAAAAAATTAGAAAAATGGAGATTGGTGACGTAATTAAAGAAATTAAATTTAGTGGAGATATAGATCTTATTCTTTCATTAAACAAAGATCAAGTTGATCAATGGAATGCTATTCTTGATAGAGAATATCCTAATTTAAAAAAATATCCCGTAAAAGATATATCTGAATATGGAGATGCTATTCTTAAATATAGAGAAGAATTAACAAATATCTATACAAGAAAAAATCAAGAAGCAGAAGAGGAAAAAGAGTATTTCATGCCTAGATTTATTAGAGCTACTGAAAGAAAAATAAAAGAATTAAGAGCTGAAGATTAA
- a CDS encoding murein L,D-transpeptidase catalytic domain family protein, which produces MIKKVLLLSFFISNLVFATNSMNISRDKYIHDIYSQLKLENKMEYDTFQKAYKGYEKIPDKREGLLTIIDFTKPSNEKRFFVIDLNKKKIDYSTYVTHGKNSGLTLPLNFSNNRNSYMSSLGFYITGDAYEGKYGYSLRLQGLEEGFNSNAYRRAIVVHGADYADPSFIEKYGFLGRSEGCPAIPTTISKDVIDYIKGKTVLFIIGKDRHYIEKSRYASL; this is translated from the coding sequence ATGATAAAAAAAGTTTTACTTCTTTCGTTTTTTATATCTAATTTGGTTTTTGCTACTAATAGTATGAATATAAGTAGGGATAAATATATACATGATATCTATTCACAATTGAAATTGGAAAATAAGATGGAGTATGATACTTTTCAAAAAGCATATAAAGGTTATGAGAAAATTCCTGATAAGAGAGAGGGACTCCTTACAATAATAGATTTTACTAAACCATCTAATGAGAAAAGATTCTTTGTAATTGATTTGAATAAAAAGAAGATAGATTATAGTACCTATGTAACACATGGAAAGAATTCTGGATTAACACTTCCACTTAACTTTTCAAATAATAGAAACTCTTATATGAGCTCTTTAGGTTTTTATATTACTGGAGATGCTTATGAGGGAAAATATGGATATTCTTTAAGATTACAAGGATTAGAAGAAGGATTTAATTCAAATGCTTATAGAAGAGCTATAGTGGTACATGGAGCTGATTATGCAGATCCTAGCTTTATTGAAAAATATGGATTTTTAGGTAGAAGTGAAGGTTGCCCAGCTATTCCAACTACTATTTCAAAAGATGTTATAGATTATATAAAGGGAAAGACAGTGTTATTTATTATAGGAAAAGACAGACACTATATTGAGAAAAGTAGATATGCTTCTTTATAG
- a CDS encoding AAA family ATPase: MYLKSLKVENWQCIQYTKPIFENLMLFIGPTNNGKSSIISAIMFFLGYRNLRTKDIRNQNIPLELEGTFQNISKNTYKHLKEFVYKRELTLKIQKYPNYDIQYKVKINKDWKVISEETYREIVSHIPILYIPPFQDKEQISFLVNSLFEILKRRNISETLMINSLKKLANTLQNDYVSKGLYRNLLFEIFRSISEESQKRNHSIIGNTIVFFEEPELYLHPQAEKELYNAFIQLSNLGAQLYISTHSSNFISLKHYKSICIMRKHKDFGSRAFQFKGRLFSGDEVKYFNMNYWINPDRSELFFAKKVILVEGQTDKIVLGYLAKKLGIYKYNYSILECGSKSIIPQFIKLLNAFKIPYVAIYDKDNHYWRTELEIENSNDKNRSIQRAINFKFGDFIEFENDIEEELYNEKRERKNYKNKPFYALKTVSEEDYIIPARLKEKIEKIYK, encoded by the coding sequence ATGTACCTAAAAAGTTTAAAAGTTGAAAACTGGCAATGTATACAATATACTAAACCTATCTTTGAAAATCTTATGCTATTTATCGGCCCTACTAATAATGGAAAATCAAGTATTATTTCAGCTATTATGTTTTTTCTTGGATATCGTAATTTAAGAACAAAGGATATTAGAAATCAAAATATTCCTTTAGAATTAGAAGGAACTTTTCAAAATATCTCAAAAAATACATATAAGCACCTAAAAGAATTTGTTTACAAAAGAGAACTTACTCTAAAAATTCAAAAATACCCAAATTATGATATCCAATATAAAGTAAAAATAAATAAAGATTGGAAAGTCATATCTGAAGAAACTTATAGAGAGATAGTATCGCATATTCCAATTTTATATATACCACCATTTCAAGATAAAGAGCAAATTAGCTTTTTAGTTAATTCCCTTTTTGAAATTTTAAAGAGAAGAAATATAAGTGAAACTCTAATGATTAACTCATTAAAAAAACTTGCTAATACTCTTCAAAATGACTATGTAAGTAAAGGATTGTATAGAAATCTTCTATTTGAAATCTTTAGAAGTATATCTGAAGAATCACAAAAGAGAAATCATAGTATTATAGGAAATACCATTGTATTTTTTGAAGAGCCAGAACTTTATCTACACCCACAAGCTGAAAAAGAGCTATACAACGCTTTTATTCAATTGAGCAATCTTGGTGCTCAACTATATATCTCTACACACTCTAGCAACTTCATCAGCTTAAAACACTATAAATCTATATGTATTATGAGAAAGCATAAAGATTTTGGTAGCAGGGCTTTTCAGTTTAAAGGTAGACTTTTCTCTGGTGATGAAGTTAAATATTTCAATATGAACTACTGGATAAATCCTGATCGTAGTGAACTCTTCTTTGCTAAAAAGGTAATTTTAGTTGAGGGACAAACAGATAAAATTGTTCTAGGATATCTAGCTAAAAAGCTTGGAATCTATAAATATAACTACTCTATTTTAGAATGTGGTAGTAAAAGTATCATCCCTCAATTTATAAAACTTTTAAATGCTTTTAAAATTCCCTATGTGGCTATCTATGACAAGGATAATCACTATTGGAGAACTGAGCTTGAAATTGAAAACTCCAATGATAAAAATCGTTCTATTCAAAGAGCTATTAATTTTAAATTTGGTGATTTTATTGAGTTTGAAAATGATATTGAAGAGGAACTATATAATGAAAAACGTGAAAGAAAAAACTATAAAAATAAACCTTTCTATGCTCTTAAAACAGTAAGTGAAGAGGATTATATAATTCCAGCACGTTTAAAAGAGAAGATTGAAAAAATTTATAAATAA
- a CDS encoding efflux RND transporter periplasmic adaptor subunit, with protein sequence MKKIVIMILALSLISCGKETKKVVEKKETVKLVKSIELKETTVDYIKDYNGELKPKNEIAIVTPTGGDVKKIYFKNGDRVKKGDLILELSDASTESAYYEAEGKLLKARSSYSTDSIAFSKYKKLYAKELVSEDEYLNAKNNFENSKGELKIAEANYIKAKDNFDRLKVIAKINGIVTDLDLKEFEKTSPNQKLLTVIDNSIMELTIAVSGKDLENSKIGDKADILVEEIGKNLTGTISEINLSSNSNTKKYSVKLTVENSENNLLKGLYAKVKLQHGTIKGLFVPSQSIMIKDLYSYIVVTRDNVATIYKITPKLTIEDMQLIEFPNYKAGDKLVIEGQYLLNNNDKVREN encoded by the coding sequence ATGAAGAAAATTGTTATTATGATTTTGGCACTAAGCTTAATTAGTTGTGGTAAAGAAACAAAAAAAGTTGTTGAGAAAAAAGAGACAGTTAAATTGGTAAAAAGTATTGAATTAAAAGAGACAACTGTGGATTATATAAAAGATTATAATGGTGAATTAAAACCTAAAAATGAAATTGCTATTGTCACTCCAACTGGTGGAGATGTTAAAAAAATATATTTCAAAAATGGAGACAGAGTAAAAAAAGGTGATCTTATCTTAGAATTAAGTGATGCATCTACTGAATCTGCTTATTATGAAGCTGAAGGAAAGCTTTTAAAGGCTAGATCTAGTTATTCTACTGACAGTATAGCCTTTAGTAAATATAAAAAACTTTATGCTAAAGAGTTAGTTTCTGAAGATGAGTACCTAAATGCTAAAAATAATTTTGAAAATAGCAAAGGAGAATTAAAAATAGCTGAAGCTAACTACATCAAAGCCAAAGATAACTTTGATAGATTAAAAGTTATTGCTAAAATTAATGGAATAGTTACTGATTTAGATCTAAAAGAGTTTGAAAAAACTTCTCCAAATCAAAAGTTACTAACTGTTATAGATAACAGCATTATGGAATTGACAATAGCTGTTTCTGGAAAGGATTTAGAAAATAGTAAAATAGGTGATAAAGCTGATATTTTAGTTGAAGAGATAGGAAAAAATTTAACTGGAACAATTAGTGAGATAAATCTTAGCTCAAATAGCAATACCAAAAAATATTCTGTAAAATTAACTGTTGAAAATAGTGAAAATAACCTATTAAAAGGGCTATATGCAAAGGTTAAACTTCAACATGGGACTATAAAAGGTTTATTTGTACCTAGCCAATCTATTATGATAAAAGATCTTTATTCTTATATTGTAGTTACTAGAGATAATGTAGCTACAATATACAAAATAACTCCTAAACTTACTATTGAAGATATGCAACTAATTGAATTCCCAAATTATAAAGCTGGAGATAAATTAGTAATAGAAGGACAATATCTATTAAACAACAATGATAAGGTAAGGGAGAACTAA